The stretch of DNA CTGTTCTATTCTATGAGTACGATGAGGTAATGGAGAATGTGAGACTGTGACATGAAAAGAGTGTCTTTTATTAAAGAGGAATAATTATTCTACTAAAATGGTAGACATAACCACATAACGAAATATAggaaactcaaaaaaaaaaaaaaaaaaaaagaaaaagaaaaaagaaacacaaGAAACTTGTTATCTTTTTCTGGTCCATCGAAATGggattatgttttttttaaaagagaaaTGTGATCTCTTAGAGAAATGCTCAAAGCACCTACATGTACAATATCCTATATTATAATTGGTTAAAATGAATATCAGGTCTCGCATGCTTTTAAATAGCAccaatactcttttttttttttttttttttttctaactggGAATAATTTACACTATTAAATAAGTGGATTTTATTTTAACTAGTGtctaattaattatcataaatAAGGTATTCTGCTTTAATTGGTGAGACAACAAAATTGAATTCATTGTTTTTTACTGGAAATGCATAAATATGTGCATTTATCAggcaatacttttttttttcttttgctggAAGATATCACGCAAAACTTTTTTATTTCTAATAAGCATATCACGCAATACTTAATGgccatatttttatgttttatccaGTCCAAGCCTATAAATCTTCTTTGCTTGAAGACTTTTTCCTCTCCCTCtcccttttttttcttctagtcCAAACTTCCATCTTCTCCTTTTGGTTTGAATTGTCAAAAAGAGTGACAAATTAAAAACCGTGATTTAAAGTAAGTCCAAAGAAGATAAAGAGAAAAGTACCTTCAAAATTTGGACGGGCATCATTAGAATCAACTTTTCGTCTTTGTTAAGACTTCAATTAGACTATTTTCCTTTTGCATTTTTGTTAATGGAGGAATAGGGGATCGTCTATTCATCTCTTACCCCCCAACAAGGCAACAAACagttaaaaaaaagagaagagaagagtatGTGTAACCTGTTACACAACAATTAACAACTATGTGAAAATTCAATGTATTGCAATATTTTAGTATACTTATGAAAAACTATTCTTCTAAAAGTATTTTAAaaagtatatacatattaaaaGTTTGGTTGAATTTGACACAACATATAATATTGTACTAAATTTAGTcatgaaataaaaattacatttttatttactataatattataaagggtaaataccattttggatcctgtattttgtaaaagttacaaattagaccctgtgttttgttaaatgacaaaatggaccatctattttctaaaatagtaaaaataggaccctgagcttaatttttgacaacttttttttttttaatataaccaacttgaagacaatgcttaatacgaacagatacaaaaaatgtaaacagttttgtcatagcacttttagatcggattataattaaactttattttgacaaaaaatcaatttagggtcctatttgtactattttaaaaaatacagggtccattttgttatttaacaaaatacaggatccaattggtaacttttgtaaaacagagggtccaaaatagtatttaccctattataaattattatatttgattgatttttactaaattttacataatttttttgcaatattactattatttaaataataaaaaactaaaaaataataattttttttatatattctcaataaaatattaaatatttattaatataattatttatttttatttaattttgcatCTGGTATATTAAagcataattataaataataggttaaatataacataaatttatttttttacattaaatttaataaaatttttaaatctgataTGATCTAAACTACTTTTCATTTACTTTGGGTACATGAAGACATGCATATAGAAACACAACATTTTGTTGAAACAAAGGGGTCCCCAAATCTAGAATTGCAGGCTATACCGACACtcatgaaaatatttaaaatagagaaaaaagtGGTATATGCCTATAATCATTATCCATGTATAAATATGTGTAGAAGATTTAATCCATAATGGGGCATTATATGCCAAATTATAATATCATATTccatcaaaaaaagaaaaagaaaagaaaatcataTTCATAAATTACATGCAAGTGGTAATATGAATATGTTACTATCATCTTTGCCtcctaataataaaattaataataaaataaattgtaaataTCATGAAGACAACATACATCTTTGACACGTGGCATAGGCCTTGCAATTTGCAAGTTGGGATATGTATACTACAGTGATTCACATTATGACCTTCATACTGTCACACAAATAAGAGTTTGGGGGGCCATATGCCCTTAATATTCAGCACCAAATGACAGTAAAGCAAagctttagaaagaaaaaaacccCTCTGAGTCTTCACAAATGAATTTTCCAAAACCCAAACCAATTAAACCCTCATCCTCCCATCTTCCTTAATGTGCAAAAGTAAAAAGGTGAAAAACCCCATTAAAGAGTGCCCAATTACTACTAGACCACCATAAGCAGCTCAAAAATCCCATTTCTAACCTTTTATTATTCCTCCTATTTatgcttatttatttatattatgacACAGCAGCAAATGAAAATCGCTCTAGAAAAGAGCAAGACCCACACTCCCTTCCTTTCCAAATTCCCATCAACTTTTGCAACTCAAACACTAAGCAAAGTACCAACCTTCTCAAGAACCATGATGCCTGCATATGGGGTCATCTTTTCTCTTATTTTGCTGCTCTTCTTGGCTACTGTTATTACCAACACTGAAGCAAGTTCAGTCCAAGTGAGtctcttttatcttttataACTAAAAATCCCACCTTTATTTTACAGATCCCTTAAGTTTTTTTGTCAATATTGTTAATTTATACTTTGGATTGAGTGTTTCTTTCTATGTGTACTGATTTGAAGGTAAATGGGTCTGTGGCGGCGGAGAGCCTGAAGGAGGTGCCACCACTGGTTCCTCTGGTAGAGACAGGAAAAGTGGAGATGATGATGAATGAGAGCAGAAGAAAGTTGGGGAGCTTTCAGATATGTGCTTTGTGTACTTGCTGTGGAGGAGCTAAAGGGCTCTGCTTGCCATCTCCATGTTGCTATGCCATCAATTGCAACATTCCCAACAGGCCTTTTGGTTTCTGTTCTTTCACTCCCAAGACCTGTAATTGCTTTGGATGCCATATCTGAACTCTTATCTCTACaaagtttataatttaataCTGTTTAATTTGGTGCTGGGAGAGTGTGAATGGGGAAGAATATCTGTTCTTGATTTGtttgtttataatttttataatttattttttttttttaaaaaaaaattatatttttattagtggGAAGTGTGCTATCGCcagaatagtttttttttttcccattaCTAGTGGATTTatccaaaattattttttttagcagGAAATAGCGATTCCTGGAGATAGCACAATGGTAGGATTAGCATAGTTATGGGTTTTCGTGGAAAAACCATCCTTGTTAATGGTGCTATTGAAGCTTATGGTCATTAATTAACACTTTTTATTTCTTAAAGAATAtattaatggttttttttttgggttgtgCTGGTGTGACACTTAtgataaagattaaatttttcgttttattattatttataacctTTGTTTTCTTGCATGTTGGGctgtttaatttgtttatttcaaATAGTGGGATTTTCATTTTCCTTaaagttttatattttattgtcgACCAAAGTTAGTGATTGATAGtttctattaattttttaatcttgTTTTTACTAGTCTTTAATACTTGCATCAAATTTTAGCAGAAAGTGAATTGCTAGACTTGTTATGTTTATTTCTGCTGTACCTACTTTATACTCTGTGGAAGCTGCTACCTTCCACTTCctgccaaaaatattttttaaagaaaaataataaggaaaataaaaaagaaagaggTGGGAATGTATGTGTAGCGTACTAGTCtcatagaatatatatatatttttacctcATATATTATAGAGTTTGCAATATGTCACAACCTGTTGTAATAAATTTTACCTTTCTATGGTGACAAGAGAATGAGGAAGGATTGCTTTGGTTTGCTAGCTTTTGAATTACCTTAAATAAGTGGTAAAGTTAACTGTTTGATAGAAgaaataaaactataaaatagatagattttattttgttttagatAAGATTGATGATATGGTATTAATGCATGTAGGTGTAGCCAACTCAAATATTAAGGTGGGTAGAAGTTAGGTAGGGGCAATTAAGCATTGGCTACTAACTTGCTGCATTTGTTGTTAAAGGGTAGCATAGTTGGTTCATGAATAAGTTTTATGCATATATTTTTAGATGCATTGTTTTTCTTATAGGCTACATTAAAGATTTGCATTGAATATGTCTTTTATAATGGTAGAGTAAAACAGCCTCTCATTCGGCCAAGACCTTGTGTTTGATTGAGAAAGATTATATTTCAATGGGGGTAGATTGTGGGACTTTGTGGGGGAAATTATAGACATGGCAGTAGAGCTAAGAAAGCCACACATCTGAATTTGATGTCTTGAGAAGAGTGTTTTGAGAATCTCATTGACTTAATAAGTTTGTAATGGCAATTTGCAGCAACCCATGTGCTTCTTCAAAGGACAAATCGATATCAATTTTTTGTGTGTTTTCATTGCCCACAAATTTAGTTTGTAGCTCCTTTGATTTGTATTCTTGAGATCATCTTTGATAATGCTAtatatttgtgttttttttaatatatatatttttttgataagGGGTGGATGTCACATACTCACATAGTGACttttgttattgtaatggtaatttcacttatttgttttcttttgaGAAAGTCAACATGCATGTGAAATTTATATGCAAGCTGCCTACCAATAAAGTTTGTCACATGAATTTTGCTGTAAGGATCTCTCTTGTAGGATTGGTCCTTGCTAGTTCAGGGGAAATTTATTAAATTGAAAACATGCCTAATTAAGGTTACGAGTCCATACTATGGTGTTAATTAATTTGATTGAATTAAAAAGCAGTATGCAAGTGGGGTGAGTGcccaatatattattattatttattattattaataataaattattattattattattattattttggtcaGGAATAAATAGTATGACTATTAAGATtgaatagggacaaaattaTAAATGTTTGGAGGGTATGCTTAACTAAtttagtaactatatatatttttttgaaataaaattcattaaacAGTAGATAGATTACAAAGGAAATGGCGACGCCAACCTATAATTACATGATTTTATTTGCAATATTTATAGCTTGTTATCTTCATTTTCTCAAGCTACTATTAGCTATATTGTTTGAGAAGCAAATACTACTACTCACCAATTAGCTAAAGAAGCTATTTAGACACAGAACACTAGCCATGCTCTTCATTGTATCCTGAATATTTAATTCCCCTTTTTTAATGGATACaggttttcttttttcaaagaaaaggaAATGGCGAGTCTGGATAATTTGTCTCCCACAAGGTGGGGGGTTACCAATAGTAGTAGCCTAGGTTAACAAGGTATGATTGGCTAAACTATGAGCCATTCTATTGGCttctctaaaaataaaattcaaaccaTTAATTAAAGGGTATTGCAGTAGTTCTCTAATTTTTTGAACCAGACCATCTACTACCCAACAATCTTTTTCTCGACTTTGAATAAGTAGCATCACTTGTTGACAACTTGTTTCAACTCTAAACGAACCAGGACATCTCTGTATAGCAGCCTTTAATCCATCTTTAATAGCAAAAAGTTCTACAATTAGTGGTTCACACTCTTGAGCTCGAACAAGACCACCCCCTAGCTACTATCCCTTAGCACCACTCCCATCGTTGAGACCCCCTCTTGAGCACGGACACCATCATCAACATTAACTGAAtaagtgcccatatctggtttcTCTCATTTGGCTTCCTCCCTTCGACCCTTATCAATTGGCTTTCGATTTGCCTCTTGGAACTCACTCAAGAATTTCCGACACCACGCTACCACATCCCTAACCCGAGCCACACAACCCCCATGATTTATAGAATTTCTTATATCCCATATATGCCAATAAGCCATAAGGAACGGAGCAAACGTTTTAGGATTCCATACTTGAAGTAAATTCCGTAGAAACAAGATCAAATCTTTAgttttgaattggaaaatttggcTCCATAAACCATACTTCTTCCATATGTCCACACTCCTTCGACATCCCCACAACACATGGTATATATCTTCTTTTTTCTATTCATTACAGCGAGTGCGATAAGGCTTCACATCCATTCCTCTTTTAGCCAAAATACTATTTGTTGGGAGCCATGAATGGAAAACTCTCCATGTAAAATGTTTAATCTTAAGGGGTACTTTAGTTTTCCATAAGGCTTTCCACCAGGTTGTCATATGTTGCAGGTTTGACTGTGAAAGAGTCTCAAACATCTCTATTGCTGTTTTGTATCCACTACGAACAAAATACTCACTATTATGATTATAATGCCACAAAATTTTATCCTCGAGTCCCAATCACCACTAGGGATACTTTATATCACCTCCGCATCATCTCCATTAAGTACCACATTAGTAAAGTCCATATCCCAAGTGCCATCTGCGAGTTTCAGATCTGCAACATATATATGGTCAGGTAATATTGGCCTATCATAAATCTTAAAATCCAATACACCAACGGTAACCTTGTAAGATAAGCTTTTTCCCAAATCAAACTACGCCACTAAAAAGAAGCATGGTTTCCACACTTGGCTTCCAAAACACTtctattcaggaagtaacaagCCTTCAAAACTTAACTACACAAGGAATTCAATGATCTTATGCAGCGCAAAATTTATTTTGCCAGTAGAGCTTGATTGAACATACCCAAATCTCTGAAACCCATTCCACCCTTCTCTTTTAGTTTGCATAATTCAGCCTATTTCCTCTAGTGAATTTTTTTACTATGTTTGGATGAGCCCCTCCAAAACCTTGCAGCCATTCGATGCAAGCTATTTATTGTACTTTTTGGAGCCTAAAATAGCTCATGGTGTATGTTGGCATAACTTGTAAGATGGCCTTAATAAGAACCTCCTTATATGCACTtgagaacataaagcccttccATCCTTTTACTTTCTGCCAAACCCAGATTTTAATGGTGTTAAAGAGCTTTGTTTTACTATGTCCCACAAAGGACAGAAAGACCCAAATACTTCCCATAATTATCTACAACCCGAACCTCCATTACAACAGCTAGCCTACCTCTCAAAGAGGTATCAACTCGACGACCAAAGCACATCTCAAATTTGTGAAAAATCACTATTTAACCTAAAGCCTTCAAAAATTTGTCCAACAACTTCTTGCAACACTCACACTCTGCCTCAGTTGCTTCAAGAAATACAAGACTATCATCTGTCAAAAATAGATGAGAAACTTTTAACCCATTTTGGTTAAAAGACAATCCATATAGTTGATTCTTTTCTTCAACCCGAttaataaagaaagaaaaagcttcAACGCAGAACAAAAGTAAGAATGGGGACAAAGGATCTCCACGTCTCAGTTCACGTTGAGGCACAACTAAGCCCTAAACCTCGCTATTGACCAAGGAAGAAAAAGTCACAAAAGTAACGCAAGCCATAACTTTCGCAACCCAAACTTCATCAAACCTGCTTACCTTAAAAAGTGATCAACCGACAGCAAAGTTGTATAGATTTGATGTTTGCCACATGTTGCACAAACAAGTATGAAAAGTAATAAACATGCAGATTTATTATAGAGGTTCGGCCCCCTTGTGATAGcgagtaatgacctactccccttttagttaTATTAATACCGAGGATTAATACTATCCAGATCACTATAGATGGGATCTACTATAGCACCCTTAAAAATACAAAGTATGAATGAAGAATGGAAAAACTCAAGTGTTGAGATAATTCTTGTAGGAGCATGTGAGAGAGGAAGTGAAGAAGAGAGAAGTTGTTAGACATAGGCTTAAAGCTTGGAGACAGGTTTCATGCTTATCTGAGCTTAGATTTTCTAGGTTAGAGTTAATGCCTTTATATAGGAGGCCTAAACCCTAGATTACAACTTAAAACCATAgatatttgtatattatattagGTAATTACAAAAGACAAAATGCCAttgaatataaatattattcagCTATTCTATTGGACTTTTAGGGCCCAATTTGCAGCCTAGAAGATGGTGTCCACGTGTAGAAGTGCATAGGAAATCCTGCAGAACACCTATTGCTCATCCAAGTCCTTATGTGGGACAGTCTGGCCGGCCATGGGGCCGACCGCCCCCTCTTGTGAGGGAGCTGGTCTATCACTTAATGCATGTTTAAGTGCTGAGATCTCCGTTTACTTAGGTGCTGACTTGGCCTTCTCATTGGTGAGCTGCATAGGCACATGACGCTGATTTTGTCCATGTAAGCATGCCATATCAAGAGGAAAAAAAATGGGATAACAATACCCAAGCTGCATCATCATATCTCTAATAAACTGCCACTCAACCTTATCATACGCCGTTGGTGTATCCAATTTAAGAGCCACTTTTGATCCATTATAAACTGATTTTTCCTTATATTATGCAAGCCTTTCAAACCAATTATAGCATTATCATGAATTAGTCTTCCCTTAAAAAAAGTACTTTGTGATTCAGAAATCACTGCATAGTGTTAGCCTAAGGTGATTAGCCAAGTACTTTGCCACAATCTTGTAAATGACATTACAAATGCTCATGGGCCTAAACTCTTCAATTTTCAAAGGTTTTTCAATCTTAGGAATTAGCGCAATGATGGTATCATTTAGACAACCCACCTTCATTCCCTCATTCAAAATTCCATGCATACCCCAATCACATCTTTTCGAACCaaattttttgatagaaaatcaTAGGGAGACCATCAACCCCTAGGACTTTTTTTAGATCCATGTCCTTCagtgcactaaccatttcctcTTCATAAAATACCTTTGATAAATTATCATTCATAGCCGTAGTAGCACTCTTTAGAATAGCCTTCAAAACATCATCAAGTATATCTTGTCGAATCTCATTGGCAGTAAGCAAATTGGTAAAATATTCACCTACAACATTCTGTACCACCCATATACTAGTTTTCCATACACCCATATGATCCAACATACCTGTAATCTCATTTTTCTTTCTCCTTAATgacactttatggtaaaaatattTCGTACTTTGGTCCCTAATTTTTAACCATAATGCCTGATTCTACTGTCGCTAGTACGTCTCGTCTTTGTCAAGCAACCCATTAAGCCTTTTTCTTGTATTATCCCAAATTTTATCCACCTGATGTGGCATATCTAAATAAGACAAAGATAGAGTATAGGTCGAGTACAACTCCGTCAATAGCAGAACAGAGCCTCCGTGAAAAATATAGCAAAATTGTCAATAGCGACCGAAAGGAGTGAAACGAGCCCACAAGGAGTTGTACCAACATCCTTGGCCGCCCAAGAGGAGCCTATAGGCTCTGTGCACAAGCTGGCCAGCAAAGAACTGACTTTCAGACCCAAGGAGACTCCGTTCGGCCAAGAGTACCTAGCCTCTGTTGGGtttaacgccctaaataaaactcatttcaatataatcagatttacttattaatatagatcagaaataacatttaatgttgcatggttcacatgatttatttcatgattatatgtacataaatgtataaattcatctgaaacccttttcacatacttgatcctgtttattgtgccgtcaacacattggaaagtaaacatgactatgtgaataaagtttcctagatttatcagacacagggttttactgatatgataatctacaacagagtttacttgcatttggagaagtgatatgttctttccagagcattggttaaagtaaagctcaggttggatgcatggagtatgcatcggaagggaccgatattgaactttgacttagatttattaaacttaccgtaatatctatttaagtcaatatcgcctagttgatcctagatcaaatgttcttaatcctgttatgattaggcttaatcttgaaaggctattcgtgttctttgatttgttagttaagcctacttttaggtcagggtgatacgtacattttgggaacacggtagtgcaattgagtgggagcgctagcataaacatggaatctatagcttctatctggcgaatagtaagcaaaggatgatctccttcgagcttgaccaaacgaacataaatggtggagtactcatttcacataagctgaaatatcatttatatggggtcaagtattttaaggataaaatacattgtagggtgtaacggtaatctaatccctttacagtgtagatcattcatatagaggatcattgatcacattaggattataacaatggataactaatgatgtgtctatatggtggaacatatagagcattctatatactgagagtgcaattctaagttctatgcgtggattcaacgaagaattaataagttagtaaattttagtaataaattcttgatctacttattggaagctcggttatatagacccatggtccccgcactagttgagataatattggttgtaagactcatgtaattggttttgattaatcaatcataattctcaaattagactatgtctatttgtgaatttttcactaagtaagggcgaaattgtaaagaaagagtttataggggcatatttgttaattatgatactttgtatggttcaattaataaatacgataaatgataatattatttaataattatttatggttattaaatagttagaattggcatttaaatggttgaatttgaaaattggcgtttttgagaaaattagatgcagaattgagaaaactgcaaaatccaagtaggGCCCATTActctacatggccggccacttggtttaaatttttaaactgatattttcattattttaatgccaaataattctaacctaaccctagtggaatgctataaatagatagtgaaagcttcaggaaaattacacttaaattttctactttttcattcagaaaaaactgagccttctctctccctatctttggtcgaacccactctctctctcttcctcattgagatttcgaaattcttagtgtatgagtgttggatattattttaccaggatcttagatctactcacaagtatgtttattaacatcctaaatatgaactttctaaaacgataaattaaacacatataaagtttaagaaaccttacattgggtgcagcggaattataatgactccttccgttcagatctctaacccttgattcctttctgtagcagagtattatcaagatctgaacctggatcttcttctctgaatccttgatgctgaatctcctttgctgttgatctttcttcacaatcttcctcactatgattgaggtattgcttgatgtgtgtgggcactactctaatcactaaaagaggttcgaaatattgaggaagaaaagagagagagagtggcagctagagaagagagtggaggctcaggtttttctgattcagaaagtgtaattttcctgaagccttcactatctatttatagcattcctctagggcttgatttgaattatatggcattaaaataatgaaaaaatcatttaaaaaagataacacaaGTGGCctgccctaggctaggtggactgggccttgatttttgcaattttgcaattttaccacttttgtatctgtttttctcaaaaatgccaatttcctaattcaatcatttaaatgtcaattctaactatttaataactataaataattattaaataatattgtcatttatcatatttattaattgcaccatacaaagtatcataattaacaaatatgcccctgttaactctttctttacaatttcgcccttacttagtgaaaatttcacaaatagacatagtctaatttgtgaattataattgattaatcaaaaccaattacatgagtcttacaaacaatattatctcaactagtggggggaccatgggtctatataaccgagcttccaataagtagatcaagaatttagcactaaaattcactaacttattaattcttcgttgaatccacgcatagaacttagaattgcactctcagtatatagaatgctctatatgttccaccatatagacacatcattagttatccattgttataatcctaatttgatcaatgatcctctatatgaatgatctacatagtaaagggattaaattaccgtaacaccctaccatgtattttatccttaaaacacttgaccccgtataaatgatatttcagcttatgtgaaatgagatctccaccatttattttcgtttggccaagctcgaaggaaatcatcctttgcttactatttgccgcatagaagctatagattccatgtttatgctagcgctcccactcaattgcactaccgtgttcccaaaatgtacgtatcaccctgacctaaaagtaggcttaactaacaaatcaaagaacacgaatagcctttcaagattgagcctaatcataacaggattaagatcatttgatctaggatcaacttggcgatattgacttgaatagattttacggtaactttaattaaatctaattcaaagttcaatatcggtcccttccgatgcatactccatgcatccaacctgagctttactttaaccaatgttctggaaagaacatagtatttctccaaatacaagtaaactcttgttgtagattatcatatcagtaaaactctgtgtctgataaatctaggaaactttattcacatagtcatgtttactttccaatgtgatgacagcacaataaacatgatcaagtatgtgaaaagggtttaagatgaatttataaatcaattagacaagcaattgataaagtgagccaaaacatacacaaatgaatgaaaaatacttctgtttctttattgatgttgaataaaatagattacattgaaatggagttttatttagggcataaaacctaacaaactcccacttgcactaatataaaactaattagtacatatcaattaatcctaaattctgacggtgcttttcaaaggctgtcacggccaagactttggtaaatggatcagctaggttgtcctctgtgtcaactttctcaactagtacatcccctcttgccacgtattctctgataatgtgatacttcctttcaatgtgtttgcttctcttgtggcttcgaggttcttttcTGTTtgttattgctccattgttatcacgcAGTAGTACcgcaggcttttccattccaggaacaactcctatgctggtgaagaactttcttag from Cannabis sativa cultivar Pink pepper isolate KNU-18-1 chromosome 2, ASM2916894v1, whole genome shotgun sequence encodes:
- the LOC115720669 gene encoding uncharacterized protein LOC115720669; this translates as MTQQQMKIALEKSKTHTPFLSKFPSTFATQTLSKVPTFSRTMMPAYGVIFSLILLLFLATVITNTEASSVQVNGSVAAESLKEVPPLVPLVETGKVEMMMNESRRKLGSFQICALCTCCGGAKGLCLPSPCCYAINCNIPNRPFGFCSFTPKTCNCFGCHI